From a single Papaver somniferum cultivar HN1 unplaced genomic scaffold, ASM357369v1 unplaced-scaffold_133, whole genome shotgun sequence genomic region:
- the LOC113333591 gene encoding zinc finger MYM-type protein 1-like, which produces MAGMPLKRKQSSGCQNRKNQKKRLASTKSLAGSFDKFLIRNQPIVGNATNEDDATADKGMNEGNENDGIADNGMNEGNVSDGAADNEIEEDNVNVGVANNGVNEGIKGADGDNRDRNEDDANTTAENNEVGNCGDKLTDRDMLDPGNWETIDKKLVDFLVEKGPVRVDNIIFPRDDKNDCFSSYHYFRKLSNFEKQDRRWLVYSKTLDKVFCFCCKLFMKRESNYQLCSTGFNDWNNLSGRFASHENCGVHHRCMYYWLELELRLRKEKTIDKRIQEQINKERKHYKEVLERMKDGVLFLAKNGLTFRGDNEKVYTKNNGNFLSFIETLGKYDPVLKYHLESIEKNEMRTHYLSHKIQNELISMLADATRKLIVKKIHEAKYFSVILDCTPDVSRREKMSIIIRCVDVSTARIEEYYLGFLRVEDKTGEGLFFELEDALINLGLNIDDIRGQGYDNGANMKGKHKGVQARLLEINPRAFYTPCACHSLNLILSDMAKSCPKASSFFGSIQRIYTLFSASTNRWDVFKEEIGKKGWTLKPLSDTRWESRVASVKAIRYQAPKIRNALERLRDSSPISQEVSTADSLVSFDLHNFEFYLSLTIWYRLLFAVNTVSKSLQSKDMDIGVAIQQMKGLIEFFKDFRVNGFQKAMDEAKEIARAMRTEPTFREVRNTRTTEPTSGEEFFRKNYFLYIVDSAMSSFRTRFEQFQMYEEIFGFLYDLNKLKYMSEDELMSACVALEAYLKHGRSSDIDGRELCMELIVMRIVLPSSCSKPIDVLQFLLRMGGCYPNAWIDYRILLTIPVTVASAERSFSMLKLIFSYLRSTMSQERLVGLSMLAIENDMAMQVDFKIVLSDFASRNARRVIFE; this is translated from the coding sequence ATGGCAGGTATGCCTCTGAAAAGAAAACAATCATCTGGATGTCAAAATAGGAAGAACCAAAAAAAGAGATTGGCATCTACTAAATCTCTTGCAGGTTCTTTTGATAAGTTTTTGATTAGGAATCAACCAATAGTTGGGAACGCCACCAACGAAGATGATGCTACAGCTGATAAGGGTATGAATGAGGGGAATGAGAACGATGGTATTGCTGATAATGGCATGAATGAGGGGAATGTAAGTGATGGGGCTGCTGATAATGAGATTGAGGAGGATAATGTGAATGTTGGTGTTGCTAATAATGGTGTTAATGAGGGGATTAAAGGTGCTGATGGTGATAATAGAGATAGAAATGAGGATGATGCAAACACAACAGCAGAAAATAATGAAGTTGGAAATTGTGGTGATAAGTTAACAGATAGAGACATGCTTGATCCAGGtaattgggaaacaattgataaaaAACTTGTTGATTTTTTGGTAGAGAAGGGTCCGGTAAGAGTTGACAATATCATATTCCCTAGAGATGACAAGAACGATTGTTTCTCTAGCTATCATTACTTTCGGAAATTGAGCAATTTTGAGAAACAAGATAGAAGATGGTTAGTGTATTCGAAAACTTTGGACAAGGTATTCTGTTTTTGTTGTAAACTGTTCATGAAAAGGGAAAGTAATTATCAGTTGTGCAGTACTGGGTTTAATGATTGGAATAACCTAAGTGGAAGATTCGCAAGTCATGAAAACTGTGGAGTGCATCATCGTTGTATGTATTATTGGCTTGAGTTGGAATTAAGATTGAGAAAGGAAAAAACTATCGACAAAAGAATACAAGAACAGATCAACAAAGAGAGAAAACATTATAAAGAAGTATTAGAGAGGATGAAGGATGGAGTGTTGTTTCTAGCGAAGAATGGTTTAACATTTCGTGGCGATAATGAGAAAGTTTATACAAAAAACAATGGTAACTTCTTAAGCTTCATAGAGACACTTGGAAAATATGATCCCGTGTTAAAGTATCATCTGGAGAGCATTGAAAAGAATGAAATGCGTACTCATTATCTCAGCCACAAGATTCAAAACGAACTGATTTCAATGCTTGCCGATGCAACGAGAAAGCTTATTGTCAAGAAAATCCACGAAGCCAAATACTTTTCAGTTATTCTTGATTGTACTCCTGATGTTTCTCGCAGGGAAAAAATGTCTATTATCATCCGATGCGTAGATGTTTCAACAGCAAGAATCGAAGAGTATTATCTTGGGTTTTTGCGAGTGGAAGATAAAACAGGAGAAGGTTTATTTTTTGAACTTGAAGATGCATTAATCAATCTTGGGTTAAACATTGATGATATAAGAGGACAAGGGTATGACAATGGAGCAAACATGAAAGGAAAACATAAAGGTGTGCAGGCAAGATTACTCGAGATCAATCCAAGAGCTTTCTACACACCATGTGCTTGTCATAGTCTTAATCTCATACTTTCAGATATGGCCAAGTCTTGTCCTAAAGCAAGTTCTTTTTTTGGATCCATACAACGTATTTATACACTTTTTTCAGCTTCAACCAACCGGTGGGATGTATTTAAAGAGGAGATTGGAAAGAAGGGATGGACACTTAAACCGTTGTCAGATACACGGTGGGAAAGCCGTGTCGCAAGTGTTAAAGCAATAAGATACCAAGCTCCAAAAATTCGAAATGCTTTAGAGAGATTGCGAGATTCATCCCCTATCTCTCAAGAAGTCAGCACTGCCGACAGCTTAGTAAGTTTTGACTTgcataattttgaattttatctTAGCTTGACTATCTGGTATAGACTTCTGTTTGCTGTTAATACTGTGAGTAAGTCATTGCAATCTAAAGATATGGACATTGGTGTTGCTATACAACAAATGAAAGGTCTTATTGAGTTTTTTAAAGACTTTAGAGTAAATGGGTTTcaaaaggcaatggatgaagctaaggAGATTGCAAGAGCGATGAGAACTGAACCTACATTTCGTGAAGTTCGTAACACCCGTACTACCGAACCAACATCAGGTGAGGAGTTTTTTAGAAAAAATTACTTCTTATATATAGTAGATAGTGCTATGTCTTCATTCCGAACCAGATTTGAACAATTTCAAATGTACGAAGAAATATTTGGGTTTTTGTATGACTTGAACAAGTTGAAatatatgagtgaggatgaactgATGAGTGCATGTGTTGCACTTGAAGCTTATTTGAAGCATGGTAGATCTAGTGATATTGATGGCAGGGAATTATGTATGGAACTAATCGTCATGCGAATTGTACTACCTAGTTCGTGTAGTAAGCCAATCGATGTCTTACAATTTTTACTAAGAATGGGTGGTTGTTACCCTAATGCATGGATTGATTATAGGATATTGCTTACGATTCCAGTCACAGTCGCCTCCGCGGAAAGAAGTTTTTCTATGCTAAAGTTGATTTTCTCGTATCTTCGATCAACTATGTCGCAGGAAAGACTAGTAGGATTATCTATGTTAGCAATTGAAAATGACATGGCTATGCAAGTTGATTTTAAAATTGTACTTTCTGATTTTGCATCCAGGAATGCAAGAAGGGTCATTTTCGAATAG